The sequence below is a genomic window from Denitratisoma sp. DHT3.
GTACGGCTCGGCGATCGAGCCGGCGCCCTACGGCGAGATCGAGGGCCTGGAGTTCTTCGACAAGGTGATCAACGTCGACCAGTCGCCGATCGGGCGCACGCCGCGCTCCAACCCGGCCACCTACACCGGCGTGCTGACGCCGATCCGCGAACTGTTCTCCGGCGTGCCCGAGGCCCGCCAGCGCGGCTACGAGCCGGGGCGCTTCTCCTTCAACGTCAAGGGCGGCCGCTGCGAGGCCTGCCAGGGCGACGGCATGATCAAGGTGGAGATGCACTTCCTGCCCGACATCTTCGTCCCCTGCGACGTCTGCCACGGCAAGCGCTACAACCGCGAGACCCTGGAGGTGCGCTACAAGGGCAAGACCATCCACGACGTGCTGCAAATGACGGTCGAGCAGGCGCGCGAATTCTTCGATCCGGTGCCGGTGGTGGCGCGCAAGCTGCAAACCTTGATGGACGTCGGCCTGTCCTATGTGCAACTGGGGCAGAGCGCCACCACGCTCTCCGGCGGCGAGGCCCAGCGCGTCAAGCTGGCGCTGGAACTCTCCAAGCGCGACACCGGTCGCACCTTGTACATCCTCGACGAGCCCACCACGGGGCTGCACTTCCAGGACATCGAGATGCTGCTGGCGGTGCTGCACCGGCTGCGCGACCACGGCAACACCATCGTCGTGATCGAGCATAATCTCGATGTCATCAAGACCGCCGACTGGATCGTCGATCTCGGTCCCGAAGGCGGCGGCGGCGGCGGCCGCATCATCGCCAGCGGCACGCCCGAGGAGGTCGCGGCCGTCGCGGGCAGCCACACCGCACGCTATCTTTCCGCATTGCTGGCGCCCAAGAGGAAAAGGAAATAGCCATGCCCGTATTCGAGAACTATGCCGCCGACGCGGCGCAACTGGAAACGGAGATCGTCCGCAAGGGGATCATCCTCGGCATCGACTGGGACAACGAAAGCGAGCTGCGCAAGCTCGCCAGGCAGGCCCTGGCCTGTCGCAAGGACACCATTCAGGCGGACTGCAATCCCGCCACCTCGGAGGGCATCGCCAAGCTGGAGCTGTTCGGCCTCGCCCAGTTGATGCTGAAGGTCATGGAGCAGGGCGCCGGGGACGGCATCGAGGTGCACGGCGGCCCGGTCTGGAAGGCGTTCGCCAAGGCCCTCTGGGCCGAGAAGAACCAGGACTGACGTTTTTCGAGGATTGCCATCTTGTCTTCCGTTCCGTCGCGAAAATTCGCTTTCCTGCTGTTGCTGCTGCTGATTCCCGTATTGGTCGCTGTCCTGTGGGGCCGCCTCGACGGCAAGACGTTGCCGGAGGGGTTCGCCCTGGGCAACGGGCGACTGGAGGCGATCGAGGTCGACGTCGCCACCAAGGTGGCCGGCCGGCTGCTGGAGCTTGGCCCCCGTGAAGGCGCCGACGTGACGGCCGGCCAGGTTCTGGGGCGTCTCGATGCCGAGGACCTGGCGGCTCAGTTGCGCGCCGCGGAGGCCGCCACTCGCCAGGCCCGCGAAGCGGGACGTGTCGCGAGGGAAGCGGCGCGGGCTGCCCAGGTGCAGTTGCAGTTGGCCAGGACGACCCTGGTTCGCACCGAAAACCTGGACAGGAAGGGCTTCGTCACGGGCGACAAGCTCGACCGCGACCGCAGCGCGGTCAAGACCGCCGAAGTCGCCCTGGCGGGCGGCCAGGCCCAGGTGGCGGAAGCCGTCGCGGCGGAAGCGGCGGCCATGGAAAAGGCCCGCTCCCTGGCCGTCACCCTGGAGGACACCGCCTTCAAGGCGCCCCTGTCGGGCCGCGTGCTCTACCGCCTCGCGGAGCCCGGCGAAGTGCTGGGCGCCGGCGGCAAGGTGTTGACCCTGCTCGACCTCGACAATGTCTTCATGACCGTGTTCCTGCCGGCGGCGGAAGCCACGCGGCTGCCCCTGGGCAGCGAGGCGCGCATCGTGCTCGACGGCCTGTCCGCAACGCCGATCCCGGCCAGGGTCACCTTCGTGTCGCCCCAGGCCCAATTCACCCCCAAGGAAGTCGAGACCCGCAGCGAACGGGAAAAACTGATGTTCCGGGTCAAGCTCAACGTCGACGCCGGCTGGTTGCAGTCCCATCGCGACCTCGCCAAACCCGGCATGCCGGGCGTCGCCTATGTGCGTCTGGATGCCTCCCGCCCCTGGCCCGCGCAACTCCCCAGCCGCTGACCGCGCATGACGAACGACGCCATCCTGGCCCGGTTGGCCGCCGTTAGTCATCGCTACGGCAACGCCGTGGCCCTGGACCGCGTGAGCCTGGACATCCCGGCCGGCGGCATGGTCGGCCTGATCGGACCCGACGGCATCGGCAAATCGAGCGTGCTGGCGCTGCTCGCGGGTGCGCGCCGCCTGCAGCAGGGCCGTGTCGAGGTGATGGGACACGATCTCGGCAATGCCCGGCAGCGCGCCCTGGTCCAGCCGCGCATCGCCTACATGCCCCAGGGGCTTGGCCGCAATCTCTATCCGACGCTCTCGGTGGAGGAGAACGTCGCCTTCTTCGGCCGCCTCTTCGGCCTGGCGCGCGAGGAGCGGCGCCGGCAGATCGACGAGCTGCTCCAGGCCACGGGGCTGGCCCCGTTCCGCACGCGTCCCGCCGCCAAGCTCTCCGGCGGCATGAAGCAGAAGCTGGGGCTGTGCTGCGCGCTGATCCACGCGCCCGACCTCTTGATCCTCGACGAGCCCACCACGGGTGTCGATCCCCTTTCCCGCCGCCAGTTCTGGGAACTCATCGAGCGTATCCGCGCCCGCCGTCCGGGCATGAGCGTGATCGTCGCCACGGCCTACATGGAAGAGGCCGAGCGTTTCGACTGGCTGGCGGCCATGGACGACGGCCGCATCCTCGGTCAGGGCAGTCCGGCGGAACTCAAGACCCGGACCGCCGCCGCCACCCTGGAGCAAGCCTTCGTCCGGCTGCTGCCGGAAAGCCGCCGCCAGGGCCATGCCGAACTGCGGGTGTCGCCGTGGAGCGGAGACGGCGAGCCCGTCATCGTCGCCGAGGGGCTGGTGCAGCGCTTCGGCGATTTCACCGCCGTGGATGGCGTGAGCTTCCGCATCCCGCGGGGAGAGATTTTCGGCTTCCTGGGCTCCAACGGCTGCGGCAAGACCACCACCATGAAGATGCTGACGGGCCTGCTGCCGCCCACTGCCGGCCAGGCCGCCCTGTTCGGCCGCGCCGTCAGGGGCGGCGACCTCGAAACCCGGCGCCAGGTGGGGTACATGTCCCAGTCCTTCTCCCTCTACGGGGAACTGACGGTGGCGCAGAACCTGGACCTCCACGCCCGCCTGTTCCACCTTCCCGACGATCGCCGCGAAGCGCGCATCGCCTATCTGGTGCGGCGCTTCGGCCTCGCCCCCTATCTCGACGCCCGTTCCGACGCGTTGCCCCTGGGCCTGCGGCAACGCCTTTCCCTGGCCGTGGCGGTGGTCCATGAGCCGCGCCTCTTGATCCTCGACGAGCCCACCTCCGGGGTGGACCCCATCGCCCGCGACCAGTTCTGGGCCCTGCTGCTGGAACTCTCCCGCGAGCAAGGGGTGACGATCTTCATCTCCACCCATTTCATGAACGAGGCGGAACGCTGCGACCGCATCTCCCTGATGCATGCCGGGCGGGTGCTGGCCAGCGACCGCCCCGAAGCGCTGCGCCAGGCCAAGGCGGCCGCGACGCTGGAGGATGCCTTCATCGCTTTTCTCGAGGAGGCTT
It includes:
- the rbbA gene encoding ribosome-associated ATPase/putative transporter RbbA translates to MTNDAILARLAAVSHRYGNAVALDRVSLDIPAGGMVGLIGPDGIGKSSVLALLAGARRLQQGRVEVMGHDLGNARQRALVQPRIAYMPQGLGRNLYPTLSVEENVAFFGRLFGLAREERRRQIDELLQATGLAPFRTRPAAKLSGGMKQKLGLCCALIHAPDLLILDEPTTGVDPLSRRQFWELIERIRARRPGMSVIVATAYMEEAERFDWLAAMDDGRILGQGSPAELKTRTAAATLEQAFVRLLPESRRQGHAELRVSPWSGDGEPVIVAEGLVQRFGDFTAVDGVSFRIPRGEIFGFLGSNGCGKTTTMKMLTGLLPPTAGQAALFGRAVRGGDLETRRQVGYMSQSFSLYGELTVAQNLDLHARLFHLPDDRREARIAYLVRRFGLAPYLDARSDALPLGLRQRLSLAVAVVHEPRLLILDEPTSGVDPIARDQFWALLLELSREQGVTIFISTHFMNEAERCDRISLMHAGRVLASDRPEALRQAKAAATLEDAFIAFLEEASSETTPAAAAPGQEPPARPAAAPSQAPRRFSPLRLFGYAYRETLELRRDPIRLAFALLGSVLLMFMLGYGITFDVENLRFAVLDRDQTPESREYVQNVAGSRYFVELPPLADAGALERRMASGDVSLALEIPSGFGRDLRRGRPVSVGAWVDGAMPFRGENIRGYLEGLHLQYLIDQATRRYGVAPHPLPVDLQIRYRYNQDFKSLYAMVPAMIPVLLIFVPALLTALAVVREKELGSITNLYVTPVSRLEFLLGKQLPYVGLAMISYAGLLLQSILVFGVPLKGSLAALTLAALIYVVVTTGFGMLISALTQTQIAALALTAIATMLPSVQFSGLTAPISALDDTAAAIGQCFPVTYFLLISRGVFTKALEFRDVLPQILILSLFVPITLGLSLALLRKQEK
- a CDS encoding HlyD family secretion protein, whose product is MSSVPSRKFAFLLLLLLIPVLVAVLWGRLDGKTLPEGFALGNGRLEAIEVDVATKVAGRLLELGPREGADVTAGQVLGRLDAEDLAAQLRAAEAATRQAREAGRVAREAARAAQVQLQLARTTLVRTENLDRKGFVTGDKLDRDRSAVKTAEVALAGGQAQVAEAVAAEAAAMEKARSLAVTLEDTAFKAPLSGRVLYRLAEPGEVLGAGGKVLTLLDLDNVFMTVFLPAAEATRLPLGSEARIVLDGLSATPIPARVTFVSPQAQFTPKEVETRSEREKLMFRVKLNVDAGWLQSHRDLAKPGMPGVAYVRLDASRPWPAQLPSR